The following are encoded in a window of Salinibacter grassmerensis genomic DNA:
- a CDS encoding iron ABC transporter substrate-binding protein, producing MKRLLSLSLVFALVLSLLGCGGEEQDELVIYSGRSKALVDSLVQQYRQQVDVPVRVRYGTDSQLLAALQEEGDQSPADVFWANTTGALGNAVNNDLLTELPDSLATRAARFTPSNQRWTPVTTRFRVLAYNSDAVSPEDLPDSVLDLPEYEEFEGRIGWTPAYSSFQDFVTALRVTEGEETARTWLSDMQALSPNSYTSNTPMVRALEAGEIDVALTNHYYVLRLKHGGAEGEYEGEEEEGEEHEEEEEEESAPRASAPVEMYQFADGDLGNLALVTGAGVLQTSNQSDAANRFLRFLLSEKAQSFAANRVNEYPVVSGTPVPEYMMSADEALKLSPQFELQRLQEMDPTLELLRDAGAL from the coding sequence ATGAAGCGACTTCTCAGCCTCAGCCTCGTCTTCGCCCTGGTCCTGTCCCTGCTCGGCTGCGGGGGGGAGGAGCAGGACGAGCTCGTCATCTATTCGGGGCGGAGCAAGGCCCTCGTTGACTCCCTCGTTCAGCAGTACCGACAGCAGGTGGACGTGCCGGTTCGCGTGCGGTACGGCACCGACTCGCAGCTCTTGGCCGCGCTCCAGGAGGAGGGCGACCAGTCTCCGGCCGACGTGTTCTGGGCAAACACGACCGGCGCCCTCGGCAACGCCGTGAACAACGACCTGCTTACCGAGCTGCCCGACTCGTTGGCGACTCGCGCGGCCCGCTTCACCCCGTCGAACCAGCGGTGGACCCCGGTCACGACCCGTTTCCGCGTACTGGCCTACAATAGCGACGCGGTGAGTCCGGAGGACCTTCCCGACTCGGTGCTCGACCTGCCGGAGTACGAAGAGTTTGAAGGCCGCATCGGATGGACGCCCGCCTACTCGAGCTTCCAGGACTTCGTGACCGCACTCCGCGTCACGGAGGGGGAGGAGACGGCCCGCACATGGCTGTCGGACATGCAGGCGCTGAGCCCGAACAGCTACACCTCCAACACGCCGATGGTGCGGGCACTGGAGGCCGGTGAGATTGACGTGGCGCTGACGAATCACTACTACGTCCTGCGCCTCAAGCACGGCGGGGCCGAGGGCGAGTACGAAGGGGAGGAGGAAGAGGGCGAAGAACACGAAGAGGAGGAAGAGGAGGAGTCTGCGCCCCGCGCCTCCGCGCCGGTCGAGATGTACCAGTTTGCCGACGGGGACCTTGGCAACCTCGCCCTCGTAACGGGGGCTGGAGTGCTGCAGACGAGCAACCAGTCTGACGCGGCGAACCGGTTTCTGCGGTTCCTGCTTTCGGAGAAGGCGCAGTCCTTTGCCGCAAACCGCGTGAACGAGTATCCCGTGGTGTCGGGCACGCCGGTGCCGGAGTACATGATGTCGGCGGACGAGGCCCTCAAGCTGAGCCCGCAGTTTGAGCTGCAGCGGCTGCAGGAGATGGACCCCACCCTCGAACTGCTCCGCGACGCCGGGGCGCTCTAG
- a CDS encoding ABC transporter permease has translation MSVRGTGSGILNAPTHRPIHPHSQNRSPFRVLDTIRRRWYVTIPVAVVVGGVLIPLVYLLLRAFQADPETLWDLVVRGRTLRLLWNTVGLTVGVLVGTSVLALPLAWLTTRTALPGRKALTLLGVLPLAVPGYVMAYALLATTGEYGTLAQTLGLVVPRLSGYTGAWLALSLSTFPYLFLNLRTAFLGLDPCLEESAQALGRGRWRVFVQVVLPQLRPAFLSGGLLVALHVLGDFGVVSLMRYDTFSYALYIQYAASYDRIYAACLALMLLILTGAILLLEARLLKGLLFHQTESGTSRTAARHRLGRWRWAGYAFALGVAGLSVVLPAGTVGYWMTDAAAGGVPWAGLGAALWNSVSASAPAAVLAALLALPVAYLGVRHPSPWTRVIERVAYLGYATPPLAFALALIVFSLGAVPFAYQTLALLVTAYALHFMAEAVGPVRSALYQAPPHLEEAAQSLGRSPLGAFVSVTLPLVRRGLLVSMAFVFLSAMKELPLTFLLAPIGFETLALNTWSYAEEAMFGQAAPYALTIMFVSALFVGALLLREQATERPAAAERT, from the coding sequence ATGAGCGTGCGGGGAACCGGGAGCGGCATCCTGAATGCGCCCACGCACCGGCCCATTCATCCTCACTCGCAGAACCGATCCCCTTTTCGCGTGCTGGATACGATCCGCCGCCGTTGGTACGTGACGATCCCCGTGGCGGTCGTCGTAGGGGGAGTACTCATCCCGCTCGTGTACCTGCTGCTCCGCGCCTTTCAGGCGGACCCGGAGACGCTGTGGGACCTGGTGGTGCGGGGGCGTACCCTTCGGCTTCTGTGGAACACGGTGGGGCTCACCGTGGGGGTGCTCGTGGGCACGAGCGTGCTGGCGCTCCCGCTGGCCTGGCTGACTACCCGCACGGCCCTCCCGGGCCGAAAGGCGCTTACGTTGCTGGGCGTGTTGCCGCTCGCGGTGCCCGGCTACGTGATGGCGTACGCCCTGCTGGCCACGACGGGCGAATACGGCACGCTCGCGCAGACGCTCGGCCTCGTGGTGCCCCGACTGAGTGGCTACACCGGGGCCTGGCTTGCGCTCAGCCTCTCGACGTTCCCGTATCTCTTTCTGAACCTCCGGACCGCCTTTTTGGGGCTGGATCCGTGCCTGGAGGAGTCGGCCCAGGCACTGGGGCGCGGCCGATGGCGGGTCTTTGTGCAGGTGGTGCTGCCACAGTTGCGCCCGGCCTTTCTGTCGGGCGGGCTCCTGGTGGCCCTCCACGTGCTGGGCGACTTCGGGGTCGTATCGCTGATGCGGTACGACACGTTCAGCTACGCGCTCTACATCCAGTACGCGGCCTCCTACGACCGCATCTACGCGGCCTGCCTCGCCCTCATGCTGCTGATCCTGACGGGCGCGATCCTGCTGTTGGAAGCGCGGTTGCTGAAGGGGCTTCTGTTTCACCAGACGGAGAGCGGGACGAGCCGCACGGCCGCCCGGCATAGGTTGGGGCGCTGGCGCTGGGCCGGGTACGCCTTCGCGCTGGGCGTGGCGGGGCTATCGGTGGTTCTTCCGGCGGGCACGGTGGGGTACTGGATGACCGACGCGGCGGCGGGCGGGGTGCCCTGGGCCGGTCTGGGGGCGGCCCTCTGGAACTCGGTGTCGGCCTCCGCCCCGGCCGCCGTGCTGGCGGCCCTGCTGGCGCTGCCGGTGGCGTACCTGGGCGTGCGGCATCCGTCCCCCTGGACGCGCGTCATCGAGCGTGTCGCCTACCTGGGCTACGCCACGCCGCCGCTGGCCTTCGCGCTCGCGCTCATCGTGTTTTCGCTCGGGGCCGTGCCATTCGCGTACCAGACGCTGGCCCTACTCGTGACGGCCTACGCGCTCCACTTCATGGCGGAGGCCGTCGGGCCCGTGCGGAGCGCGCTCTACCAGGCGCCGCCGCACCTGGAGGAGGCCGCCCAGTCGCTGGGCCGCTCGCCCCTCGGGGCGTTCGTGAGTGTCACCCTCCCGCTCGTGCGGCGCGGCCTGCTGGTGAGCATGGCGTTCGTCTTCCTCTCGGCCATGAAGGAGCTGCCCCTCACCTTCCTCCTGGCGCCGATCGGGTTCGAGACGCTCGCCCTCAACACGTGGAGCTACGCGGAGGAGGCGATGTTCGGGCAGGCCGCCCCCTACGCGCTCACCATCATGTTCGTCTCGGCGCTCTTCGTGGGCGCGCTGCTGCTCCGCGAGCAGGCAACCGAGCGCCCCGCCGCCGCGGAGCGCACGTAG
- a CDS encoding ABC transporter ATP-binding protein, with product MSTPILSVQNLTKRFGPEAPPVVHEVSFEVADGEIFSILGPSGCGKTTTLRCVAGFEEASAGTIAVRGQTLSGPDVHMSPDARDVGIVFQNYALFPHLTVRENVAFGLNEASGAGRSARAQEALEMVGLDGFEDRRPQHLSGGQQQRVALARTLAPEPDLILLDEPFSNLDALLRQETRQEVRELLKTKGMSAVFVTHNQEEALSFADRLAVMRGGQLDQIGTPEDVYYQPRTLFVAQFLGRTNLLLSQAAGTEADTPLGRVGLNEAAEGTVLVSMRPEHLALEAPETSDGTVGTVVGRAFKGHDITYRVCCGGSEYLVHTDNRRFYEPGETVAVRPLEPAVVLESQSTPAEVPSGATPEPEP from the coding sequence ATGAGCACCCCGATTCTCTCCGTTCAAAACCTGACCAAGCGGTTTGGGCCCGAGGCCCCGCCCGTCGTCCACGAGGTGTCGTTCGAGGTGGCGGACGGCGAAATTTTTTCGATCCTGGGCCCGAGCGGCTGCGGCAAGACGACGACGCTTCGCTGCGTGGCGGGCTTCGAGGAGGCCTCGGCGGGCACGATCGCGGTGCGGGGCCAGACCCTCTCGGGGCCCGACGTGCACATGTCGCCGGACGCACGGGACGTGGGCATTGTCTTCCAGAACTACGCCCTCTTTCCGCACCTCACGGTGCGCGAGAACGTGGCGTTTGGGCTCAACGAGGCGTCGGGGGCGGGGCGGTCCGCCCGTGCGCAGGAGGCGCTGGAGATGGTGGGGCTCGACGGCTTCGAGGACCGGCGGCCCCAGCACCTCTCGGGGGGGCAGCAGCAGCGGGTAGCCCTCGCGCGCACCCTCGCCCCGGAGCCGGACCTCATTCTGCTCGACGAGCCTTTTTCTAACCTCGATGCCCTGCTGCGACAGGAGACGCGCCAGGAGGTGCGGGAGCTTCTGAAGACCAAGGGCATGAGCGCCGTCTTCGTCACGCACAATCAGGAGGAGGCCCTCTCGTTTGCCGACCGCCTAGCCGTGATGCGGGGCGGGCAGCTCGACCAGATCGGCACGCCGGAGGACGTGTACTACCAGCCCCGCACGCTCTTCGTCGCCCAGTTTCTGGGCCGCACCAACCTGCTGCTCTCGCAGGCCGCCGGCACCGAGGCGGACACGCCGCTGGGCCGCGTGGGGCTCAACGAGGCGGCGGAGGGCACGGTGCTCGTGTCGATGCGGCCGGAGCACCTCGCACTGGAGGCGCCGGAGACCTCGGACGGCACGGTGGGGACCGTCGTGGGCCGGGCATTCAAGGGGCACGACATCACGTACCGGGTGTGTTGCGGGGGCAGTGAGTACCTCGTCCACACCGACAATCGACGGTTCTACGAGCCCGGCGAGACGGTGGCTGTCCGCCCCCTCGAACCGGCCGTCGTCCTGGAGAGTCAGTCAACCCCCGCCGAAGTGCCGAGTGGGGCGACCCCGGAGCCCGAACCGTAG
- a CDS encoding DUF1648 domain-containing protein: MSRLLHGLNATLSVLLVGGSLWMFPRLPAQVPRHFGLSGTADAYWDATLLHWMALPAIAIIVVVGIYGAAWWVGTTPSAVNMPNQQRYDALSPANQRAIARHVQAFLYGTATAMLVLFSAAQWSTYQVAMSATNTLSGGGRALTLGIPVVLTIATGILAWWLPRRVRRLADD, encoded by the coding sequence ATGAGTCGCCTACTCCACGGTCTTAACGCGACCCTTTCGGTGCTCCTCGTTGGGGGAAGCCTGTGGATGTTTCCGAGGCTCCCCGCCCAGGTGCCGCGCCACTTTGGCCTTAGCGGCACGGCGGACGCCTACTGGGACGCGACGCTCCTCCACTGGATGGCCCTTCCGGCCATTGCGATCATCGTCGTGGTGGGCATCTACGGCGCCGCGTGGTGGGTGGGCACGACGCCCTCTGCCGTCAACATGCCGAATCAGCAGCGGTACGATGCTCTCAGTCCGGCAAACCAGCGTGCGATTGCGCGGCATGTGCAGGCCTTTCTGTACGGAACGGCCACGGCGATGCTGGTCTTGTTTTCGGCCGCGCAGTGGAGCACGTACCAGGTCGCCATGTCGGCCACGAACACGCTTTCCGGGGGTGGACGGGCACTCACCCTCGGCATCCCCGTGGTCCTCACGATCGCGACGGGCATCCTGGCGTGGTGGCTGCCGCGGCGCGTGCGGCGGCTTGCGGACGACTGA
- a CDS encoding CIA30 family protein, with amino-acid sequence MPRLLVLAVATAALGLTAHANFAADAHTAPGSAEATAILLPCLADADRPHPLVSFGPVSPPTPKMLFNFDGADTAPWRVENDGVMGGRSEGFVEVADGTLTFTGEVVTEGGGFTSVRAASQADLSGYDGIELRVRGGGRTFELDVDDGTRSQGREVSAYGEPVRVDPLDLSAVQSIGIYIIDGQDGPFRLEVDWIRAYREAE; translated from the coding sequence ATGCCTCGGCTTCTCGTGCTCGCCGTTGCCACCGCGGCCCTCGGCCTCACCGCACACGCCAATTTCGCTGCGGACGCCCACACCGCGCCGGGCTCGGCCGAGGCGACGGCCATCCTCCTCCCTTGTCTGGCGGACGCGGACAGGCCTCACCCCCTCGTATCGTTCGGCCCCGTCTCCCCTCCAACGCCCAAAATGCTCTTCAACTTCGACGGTGCCGACACGGCCCCGTGGCGCGTCGAAAACGACGGCGTGATGGGCGGGCGCTCAGAAGGCTTCGTCGAAGTCGCCGACGGCACGCTTACGTTCACCGGAGAGGTGGTCACGGAGGGCGGCGGATTCACATCAGTCCGTGCGGCATCGCAGGCGGACCTGTCGGGCTACGACGGGATCGAGCTTCGTGTCCGCGGCGGGGGGCGCACGTTCGAACTCGACGTCGACGACGGAACCCGGAGCCAGGGGCGGGAGGTGAGCGCATACGGTGAGCCCGTGCGCGTCGACCCGCTCGACCTCTCGGCCGTGCAGTCGATCGGGATCTACATCATCGACGGACAGGACGGCCCGTTTCGGCTCGAAGTGGACTGGATCCGGGCGTACCGCGAGGCAGAGTAG
- the lepB gene encoding signal peptidase I gives MDALSWKDAATEWLTSLSFALLVVMGVHVFLFQPFVVPTSSMAKTIKPGDYILASKLHYGPRTPHSVGLPFWDLYIPGVRLPSARLPGFSEPERGNIAVFHYPPENKPIDQKTAYVKRLVGLPGDTVEVQNGRAVVNGEPLTAVPTVQQQWDVHLEDPRMRLSPSHLRPLGIQTARPTSDPNRRLVTATSEAADALESYSFVQNVELKASASPERRPSFPEDSDFTRDDYGPVPVPEKNQTVQLTDSTWSLFKTVIQEYEEHRAERVGTGVFRIDGQRKRRYTFEQDYFFVLGDNRDNSLDSRFWGYVPKDHLNGEAVLTLFSWDSEKNFFRLRRTFQGLD, from the coding sequence ATGGATGCGCTGTCTTGGAAGGATGCCGCGACGGAGTGGCTGACGTCCCTTTCTTTTGCACTGCTGGTCGTGATGGGAGTCCACGTCTTTCTCTTCCAGCCCTTCGTCGTCCCCACGTCGTCGATGGCGAAGACCATCAAGCCAGGGGACTACATTCTGGCGTCGAAACTCCACTACGGGCCCCGAACGCCGCACTCGGTCGGCCTCCCGTTTTGGGATCTGTACATTCCGGGCGTGCGCCTCCCGTCAGCCCGCCTCCCCGGATTTAGCGAGCCAGAACGCGGCAACATTGCGGTTTTTCACTATCCTCCCGAGAACAAGCCAATCGACCAAAAAACCGCGTATGTAAAGCGGCTCGTCGGACTCCCCGGCGACACCGTCGAGGTACAGAATGGCCGAGCCGTGGTCAACGGGGAGCCCCTCACGGCCGTCCCGACGGTCCAGCAGCAGTGGGACGTGCATCTGGAGGACCCACGCATGCGATTATCGCCCAGTCACCTCCGCCCGTTGGGCATCCAGACCGCACGGCCGACGTCGGATCCCAATCGGCGTCTCGTTACTGCTACCTCGGAGGCCGCCGACGCACTGGAGTCGTACTCTTTTGTGCAAAACGTGGAGCTGAAAGCATCGGCCTCCCCTGAGCGCCGACCGTCCTTCCCGGAAGACAGCGACTTTACCCGTGACGACTACGGCCCTGTTCCTGTCCCTGAGAAAAACCAAACCGTTCAACTCACAGACTCGACTTGGTCACTCTTCAAAACGGTAATCCAAGAATATGAGGAGCACAGGGCGGAGCGTGTTGGAACCGGTGTTTTTCGAATCGACGGTCAGCGGAAGCGCCGATACACGTTCGAACAGGACTACTTCTTCGTACTGGGAGACAACCGCGACAATTCGCTAGACAGTCGGTTCTGGGGGTACGTCCCGAAAGATCATCTGAATGGGGAAGCAGTGTTGACCCTCTTCTCATGGGATAGTGAGAAGAACTTTTTCAGGCTACGCCGGACCTTTCAGGGCCTTGATTAG
- a CDS encoding DUF3419 family protein — protein MDRLFALWFRRLVYTQIWEDPRVDARALRLDDTSRVLTISSAGCNVLNYLTHTPQRILAVDLNRSHMALTRLRYAALVHLPSHEAFFQFFGVGAGRTNLDAYRRHIRPSLRDATRDFWEARRLCGVGRPRIRAFEDGFYESGLFARFRALAGTIARVVQGHRPAALLEAETLAEQRQFFEDCVAPFFDHPVVRRLARHPTALYSFGIPPAQYRSLSATADGSIVDLYRERLERLVCTFPLSDNYFAWQAFGQQYDTDHREALPPYLRARHFEGLRHHAGRVEARLASVVEVLQDQPDGSFDSFVLLDAMDWMDPEAIAALWAELARVGELGARIIFRTAGPGSVVESTLPDGLRARFSYKRARSEELHAQDRSAVYGMFHLYVLTG, from the coding sequence ATGGATCGCCTCTTCGCACTGTGGTTTCGACGGCTCGTCTACACGCAGATTTGGGAGGACCCCCGGGTCGACGCCAGGGCCCTACGGCTCGACGATACGAGCCGGGTCCTCACCATCTCGTCGGCGGGGTGCAACGTGCTCAATTACCTGACCCATACGCCTCAACGCATCCTGGCCGTGGACCTCAACCGGTCTCACATGGCCTTGACGCGGCTTCGATATGCAGCCCTGGTTCACCTGCCGTCCCACGAAGCGTTTTTTCAGTTCTTCGGGGTAGGGGCTGGGCGGACGAACCTCGATGCCTACCGGCGTCATATTCGGCCCTCTCTCCGTGATGCCACCCGGGACTTCTGGGAGGCACGGCGGCTGTGCGGGGTGGGGCGTCCGCGCATCCGGGCCTTCGAGGACGGCTTCTACGAAAGCGGTTTGTTCGCCCGCTTCCGCGCCCTTGCGGGCACGATCGCTCGGGTGGTGCAGGGACACCGGCCCGCGGCCCTTCTTGAGGCTGAGACCCTAGCGGAGCAGCGGCAGTTCTTTGAAGACTGCGTCGCTCCCTTCTTCGATCACCCCGTCGTCCGCCGCCTGGCGCGGCACCCCACTGCGCTCTACAGCTTTGGCATCCCCCCGGCCCAGTATCGAAGCCTCTCGGCCACGGCCGACGGGTCGATCGTTGATCTGTACCGGGAGCGGCTTGAACGCCTCGTCTGTACATTTCCGCTGTCGGACAATTATTTCGCCTGGCAGGCCTTCGGCCAACAGTACGACACCGACCACCGGGAGGCCCTGCCCCCGTACCTGCGGGCCCGGCACTTTGAGGGGCTCCGGCACCACGCAGGCCGCGTGGAGGCTCGTCTCGCGTCCGTAGTCGAGGTTCTTCAAGACCAGCCGGACGGCAGCTTCGACAGCTTCGTGTTGCTGGACGCGATGGACTGGATGGACCCGGAGGCGATCGCGGCGTTGTGGGCCGAGCTGGCGCGTGTGGGGGAGTTGGGGGCCCGCATTATCTTCCGGACGGCGGGGCCGGGCTCCGTCGTCGAGTCGACCCTGCCCGACGGCCTCCGGGCCCGGTTCTCCTACAAACGGGCCCGCTCCGAAGAGCTGCACGCCCAAGACCGGTCGGCCGTCTACGGCATGTTTCACCTGTACGTGCTCACTGGTTAG
- a CDS encoding class I SAM-dependent methyltransferase, with the protein MSDPDGFASAAPVSPVQESPGQKMDQMYRWTRHVYDLTRRYYLLGRDQLLSRIADRPAGRVLEVGCGTARNLRRLHHQAPRHSLYGLDVSRAMLATARRALRRMGCARAVTLRLGRAESWRPDDPFGGTAFDVIFFSYALSMIPAWPTALRTALTHLRPGGRLYVVDFWDQAGLPGWVARIVQGWLSLFDVSPRCSLVPKLHALDDRGRLACTVRPVARRYAYLVSVAPTASPGTPW; encoded by the coding sequence ATGTCCGACCCCGACGGATTCGCGTCCGCAGCGCCGGTCTCGCCCGTGCAGGAGTCGCCCGGGCAGAAGATGGACCAGATGTACCGGTGGACCCGCCATGTCTACGACCTGACGCGCCGCTACTACCTTCTGGGTCGGGATCAGCTGTTGAGCCGGATTGCGGACCGGCCCGCGGGACGCGTGCTCGAGGTCGGTTGTGGAACGGCCCGGAACCTACGACGCCTCCACCACCAGGCGCCCCGCCACTCCCTTTATGGCCTGGACGTTTCCCGGGCCATGCTCGCCACGGCGCGTCGAGCCCTCCGCCGGATGGGGTGTGCTCGGGCGGTCACGCTCCGCCTCGGGCGGGCTGAGTCCTGGCGTCCGGACGACCCGTTTGGAGGGACGGCCTTCGACGTGATCTTCTTCTCCTACGCCCTGTCGATGATTCCCGCGTGGCCCACGGCGCTGCGGACGGCGCTCACGCACCTCAGGCCCGGGGGGCGGCTCTACGTCGTGGACTTTTGGGATCAGGCGGGCCTTCCGGGCTGGGTGGCGCGGATCGTGCAGGGGTGGCTCTCCCTGTTTGATGTGTCCCCGCGGTGTTCGCTCGTCCCCAAGCTTCATGCCCTCGATGATCGGGGCAGGCTTGCCTGTACCGTGCGGCCCGTAGCGCGGCGGTATGCGTACCTGGTGAGTGTGGCCCCAACCGCGTCCCCCGGCACCCCCTGGTAA
- a CDS encoding UDP-2,3-diacylglucosamine diphosphatase: MRRSWYWPASHNAVLRALLERARRADVVYVPGNHDEAARQFRGLCLGGITIETEVVHTTADGRRLLVLHGDEFDGVVRHAQWASKLGGWAYERLLTLSRYVNRVRWWMDLPYWSLAAAAKKKSKRAVQYVADFEEALATQARDRGIDGVVCGHIHVPALRRVQGVAYANTGDWVEHCTALVEDMDGALALRRWAEWSPDRANGEPENEHPAGSRAAEPVGC, translated from the coding sequence CTGCGACGGTCTTGGTACTGGCCCGCGTCCCACAACGCGGTCCTGCGGGCCCTGCTCGAGCGGGCCCGGCGGGCGGACGTCGTTTATGTGCCCGGCAACCACGACGAGGCCGCCCGGCAGTTTCGGGGGCTTTGCCTCGGAGGCATTACGATTGAGACGGAGGTCGTGCACACCACCGCCGACGGACGTCGGCTGCTCGTGCTGCACGGAGACGAGTTTGACGGCGTGGTGCGCCACGCCCAGTGGGCTTCTAAGTTGGGCGGATGGGCCTACGAGCGGCTCCTCACGCTCAGCCGCTACGTCAACCGTGTGCGCTGGTGGATGGATCTTCCATACTGGTCCCTCGCCGCCGCGGCCAAGAAGAAGAGCAAGCGGGCGGTTCAGTACGTCGCGGACTTTGAGGAAGCCCTCGCCACGCAGGCCCGCGACCGAGGGATAGACGGGGTTGTGTGTGGGCACATCCATGTTCCCGCGCTGCGTCGGGTCCAGGGGGTGGCCTACGCCAACACTGGCGACTGGGTGGAGCACTGCACGGCCCTCGTCGAGGACATGGACGGAGCCCTGGCCCTACGCCGGTGGGCCGAGTGGTCGCCAGACAGGGCGAACGGGGAGCCTGAAAACGAGCACCCGGCCGGATCCCGCGCAGCCGAGCCGGTCGGGTGCTAG
- a CDS encoding PAS domain-containing sensor histidine kinase: MTRPVFFFLLGACLLGAPTSALSGPVPLDSLQVGLTPMISAMLADGNGDGKPDQLGDTLAVGGRVTASPAHLSHSRLNVAALQDDTHGIHVRLSENGSVERGDSLIVRGRLLEENGLTAIDVAQYRVVPAPTRVPKPVPLTVSTATEGHYEGWLARTRGRVVDRRRTSAGRALVLESPDGSSSARLPLFIADRHQDRFRTDRFETGDIVEATGIVSQHGSQYRIEPRDSGDLVQTGLTWEYIRIALIILGGLAVVAVIWGIVLQGAVDRRTRQLEEAKRQSERMRKLFESVFEHAPVMIMLLDAEHQFERINEQFEDVLGWSEDELRARDDAWTLLYPDDDNRHKILGMIDGASRQHFESRPRTRDGDRVVTEWWRTELEDGRRLCLGVDVTERKERERDLRRAKQQAEAARQEAEDANRLKSVFLANMSHEIRTPLTSIIGFAETIGDEAGAESEGNVAQFASLIKDSGHRLLNTLNAVLNLSKLETGEMDLSFEPVDLTQEARSSARQFHRKAEASGVDLRVDTPDRPVLSNADEGGVQVILRNLISNAIKYSAQGAPVWVRVHEEADAAVLEVEDKGVGMNPDKVDDLFQAFRQASEGRARTYEGTGIGLAVTKKATDAMNGTVSVETEKGVGSRFVVRLLRAEKAEVQRASRP; the protein is encoded by the coding sequence ATGACTCGACCAGTTTTTTTCTTCCTACTCGGCGCGTGCCTGCTTGGTGCCCCCACCTCTGCCCTCTCAGGCCCCGTGCCGCTCGATAGCCTCCAGGTGGGCCTAACCCCGATGATTTCGGCCATGCTGGCGGACGGGAACGGGGACGGCAAGCCGGACCAACTCGGCGACACCCTGGCCGTTGGGGGGCGCGTGACCGCGTCTCCGGCTCACCTGTCGCACAGCCGGCTCAACGTGGCGGCTCTCCAGGACGACACCCACGGGATTCACGTTCGCCTCTCTGAGAACGGGTCGGTCGAGCGGGGCGACAGCCTCATTGTTCGGGGACGCCTTCTGGAGGAGAACGGCCTAACGGCAATCGACGTGGCGCAGTACCGCGTTGTCCCGGCGCCCACCCGGGTGCCCAAACCCGTCCCCCTCACCGTATCCACCGCCACTGAGGGACACTACGAGGGCTGGCTCGCGCGGACACGAGGGCGAGTCGTCGACAGGCGACGCACGTCTGCCGGACGGGCCCTCGTGCTCGAAAGCCCGGATGGGTCCTCCTCCGCCCGGTTGCCCCTCTTTATCGCGGATCGGCACCAGGACCGGTTCCGGACGGATCGATTCGAGACGGGAGACATCGTCGAGGCCACCGGGATCGTAAGCCAGCATGGGTCCCAGTACCGGATCGAACCCAGAGACAGCGGCGACCTCGTGCAGACCGGCCTGACCTGGGAGTACATCCGTATTGCCCTAATTATTCTCGGGGGCCTGGCGGTAGTGGCGGTGATTTGGGGGATTGTGCTGCAGGGAGCCGTGGACCGTCGCACGCGCCAACTGGAAGAAGCCAAGCGCCAGAGCGAGCGGATGCGGAAGCTGTTCGAATCCGTTTTCGAACATGCCCCCGTGATGATCATGCTCCTCGACGCAGAGCACCAGTTCGAGCGCATCAACGAGCAGTTTGAGGATGTCCTGGGGTGGAGTGAGGACGAGCTTCGGGCGCGGGACGATGCGTGGACGCTCCTGTACCCGGACGACGACAATCGGCACAAGATCTTGGGGATGATCGATGGGGCGTCGAGGCAGCACTTTGAGTCTCGCCCGCGAACCCGAGACGGAGACCGGGTTGTGACGGAGTGGTGGAGAACCGAGCTTGAGGACGGGCGTCGGCTGTGCCTGGGCGTAGACGTGACCGAGCGGAAGGAGCGGGAGCGGGACCTCCGGCGGGCCAAGCAACAGGCCGAGGCGGCCCGCCAGGAGGCCGAGGACGCCAACCGGCTGAAGTCGGTATTTCTTGCAAACATGAGCCACGAGATTCGAACGCCCCTCACGTCCATCATCGGGTTCGCCGAGACCATCGGCGACGAGGCCGGGGCAGAATCAGAGGGAAATGTCGCGCAGTTTGCGAGCCTCATCAAGGACAGTGGGCACCGACTCCTCAACACGCTCAACGCGGTACTGAACCTGTCGAAGCTGGAGACGGGGGAGATGGACCTCTCGTTCGAACCGGTCGACCTGACCCAGGAGGCCCGGAGCAGTGCACGACAATTTCACCGAAAGGCCGAGGCGAGTGGCGTCGATCTCCGCGTGGACACCCCCGACCGACCGGTCCTCTCGAACGCGGACGAGGGAGGGGTTCAGGTCATACTGCGCAACCTCATCTCGAATGCCATCAAGTACAGCGCGCAGGGAGCGCCCGTCTGGGTGCGCGTCCACGAGGAAGCGGACGCGGCGGTCTTGGAGGTGGAGGACAAGGGCGTGGGCATGAACCCCGACAAGGTGGACGACCTCTTCCAGGCGTTTCGGCAAGCCTCCGAAGGACGCGCCCGAACCTACGAAGGCACGGGGATCGGCCTCGCCGTAACGAAGAAGGCCACCGATGCCATGAACGGAACGGTTTCCGTCGAGACCGAGAAGGGGGTCGGCAGTCGATTCGTCGTTCGGCTCCTACGCGCCGAGAAGGCCGAGGTCCAACGAGCCAGCAGGCCGTGA